GTTCGTAGCTTCGATATTGTTCGTAGTCATGGTGAATTGTTCGGAAGTAAAGAGATTTTCCATAAATCAGGTTCCAGAAAGTGTATCCAATAAGAGAATGACTGgttaaaaagcaaaaagtaaatcGTTGAGACTCCAAACGAGATTAAGTCGCAATGTTCTTTATGAAATGTACTATGTTTTTACACAAATATTCCTTTGAGCGTCAAGGCGCTATAAGTAgaagtaaagaaagaagtaaGAAGTTGACGACTGAATCTTGTACTGTTTCAGTCTGATTATTTCTACGAATAAAGTCGCGTCGACTATGGATATTCGTTCAGTGCAAGCCTTATTCTCTGGTGTTCTATACTACTGGTGTACTGAAATAGCGATCGATAACGAGGACTGGCGTTGTCTTTTTAAATAGtattaataaacaaagtcCTTGGTTTTCATTCTTATATGATAATGTTTCGTTTGGTCTTGGCTTTTGTAGAATAATAGAATGCTTATAAAAATCCTGTATTCGGAACTAGCagaatacaaaaagttaCGACATTGATGCAGACTACTACTCTCGATACTTTCAAATACTTATCATCAAGTTGTTCCTACACGAGATATTTTTCCCTAATTGCCTGCATATTCAATAGATATACAAGTgtattgcttttcagcTATGGAAACATGCTACAATCGATGAGCATGTATATTGTAAGCTGACTTTTGAAGGCAAAAGTCAAATTGCCAAATAAGGATTGTAATCCTTATAGCATCCTATGAATAATCCcatattcattaaaagaaaatagatATAAATTGTTCGTTAAGTCTTCGAAAAGATAGACGGTTTGTTAAATCACAGAGATAGAATCGTAACCACTGTTAGATCAGGAAATACGTATATATAGTTATATTAGataaaagaatgaatgCATGTAGAAAAGGAATCGACAAAGCACCGATGTAAAACTCCAACTTTACCATTGTGTTTCAAATCAAGAATTTAATAGTTCAACACAATATTTAAACATAGAAAAAGCGACGAAACTCTAACCCAGACTAAGATAAAATGGCATAAATGTATAGATCAACCATGCTTGAGATTTTCACAGCGGACGAAAAGGTCGCTGCACGAGCTCAAATAGTTCAtccaattctttaaaattttcatcattCTCAGCAAATTTCCGATGACGCCTACCTCGAATATGCATTTCAAAGTTGTCAAACTTTTCTCGGCAATTTTCGCAATACCCAGGTTTTGGGTCAATCTTAATTTTTCTCTGATTAGCATTTTGAAGCATACTCTTGTAACCCTGTTCTTTGTTTGGTGCCCCGGATTTCTGTTgaattattcttttcttaagTTCATTAATGTCTCGTCCATTGATGGCAACAACAGGAACACCTGCTGCGCTTCCTGAACGAATATTAGAATTATTGGACATTGTCGCTGAAGTAAGGTTAGACTGAACGATACCAGAAGCTTGCATGCCATCATCGAGCATGCGATACGGTTTTGGTTTCGCTGAAGGTTGCTCCTGTTGATGGTATCCTGTATTTGCATTCGGCAAAGGAGCACTTTCAGGATTGATAGACACACTATTTGAGTTTGATGTAGAAGCAACATTGTTAGATAGTAATGGAATAGATAGCTTGAAAGAATTAGCTCGTGAAAGTGTCGTAGGCGGTTGCTGAGAACACTGTATTTGTATGCGTTGCTGCTGTTCTTGTGATTGATCTTGCTTAGCTTTTGCTGCCGCTGCCGCTGCCGTATGTGCATTAATACTCAATCGCTGTTTGTTTTCGGGCACAAACGGGCATCTACCTATACTGGTTGCACGAAACGTGGGCCATGGTACGTCCTTATCGTTTGAAGGCTTAGGCCATTCTCTTAGAAGAATAGGCTTGTAAGTACTTGCGATATCGTGAACATATAGATAAGGGCCCTTGAAATGAACAAAGTCTTGCCTTGGTACAGACAAATCACGCTCATTTGTACCCTGGACCTTTTCGACATAAAGCAGATAACTTAAATCATTTCCTTGCTTTTGCGAAGAACTAGCAGCAAATGgatcttcttccaaaagcGTTTTAAGCACTCGGTTGCACAATTTTTCCATGCTCCAGATCTTCATATTCAGTTGACGTGCCTTGGTAAGCACGTCTTGTTTAGAATTTTTTGCTGCTATGTCTTGTATAGATCTTGTCGTAACCACATGAGTGACATTaccagaaaaaaaagtctcTACATGGCCCCCTAATTGAACTATTTGACGCTTAACTCGTTGCTGAAGATTAGAATCAAATCCATCTAAATAAAAACGGAAATTCGGAAATGCCTTTTTGTATTGCCGTTTCCATTCCATCAACTTAGCCTTTTGGGAAGCCGACTTTGCCGTAGCTAATTTCGTGGCATCGGCTCCAtcgttttttaattcttcattGATTGGTTCAAGTGTCTTCATATGAGGGACTTCTTTAGTGATAGATTCATCATGTTTTACTCGCTTTACTGACTTCCGATATGATTTAGGAGTCGTAACCTTCTGATGTTTCGGGGTTGTAGTTACTGAATTctcattatttatttcgATTTCAGGTGAAGAGACACTTTCCTCTAAAGCATGAGACCTTTTTTGCTCGACCGCAGCGTCCTCTGTCACTGAAGCGGCCTTTTGTTTCACAACACCTTCATGTTTCTGGGGAATTATATTTGCCGATCGAGGTGCAAGAGGGCATCTTTCGAAATTCATAAGATATTTTGGTCTTCTTTATAATATGACACAAATATCCCCAAATATATGTGCCAACTTTGgttgttttcttgtttgtttatatttagAATGGTGGTTGTAGTGGAAAGCTTCAATGTTATAGTACAACACCCTTCGTATATAAAAGTAACATATGTTAGGTaacaaatttttaaagacCTCCCTATCGCATATATAATattcaattgcttttcttaaaaGTTTTATAAGAAGGTTCATAAATAGAAATTTCTTATAACTCACACTTTTACGAAACCATAGAATGAAGATCAACAAACTTCAGTTTACATTTCTAGGAACTATATAATGATCTATATAATATCGATAGCGGATTGACGCGACGCGTcgcgtttgtttacattttccTTCGAGGTGAGAGCTGTGACTGTTTTTCAGTcatatattcaaaaaagtaacCCATCGTTTCACTCGTTCTTTTACCATAAACTATCTTCATATCGCAAAAGGAATGATTTAGAAATCTTTGTGCTATTTCAATGTTGAATTGGTATGTTTTACGATGCAGGAAGTAGCATGAAATGATGTTATAAAAATCGATTAGTCTTGAAGACAAATCCCATGGTTATTTTATGTATTCACACACTGATCACTGATGTTACTTCaaataatattttgaacTTGTTTACTAATTATTAGGAGAACCATTTGATGCAATATGAGGTTGGAAAGGAGCTTTAGATAATGCACCTATAGCGTAGGGTAGTTAATAGATGGATTGGAATCGATAACATTGAAAGTGGTATACTTTGAGTTTTGTATTATAAAACATTGAACAGTGTGTTCAGTCTATAAAGTAAAAAGGTATTATTATTACAGCTGGTAATCTCATTAAATGTGCTACCAGGTTTGAATCATTCGCATAACCTCATGTCTATTTCCTTCTATACAGAATGTTTGGGCCATGCTCAAGATATTCTGACTTAGAGATACTATTAGCATTCCAATATTTACCAGGCATGTGGGCTCCGCGGTTCCAAGCATATGTGGATGGACTAGAGTAGTTTAGTAAAAAGTACATCTCATactcacaaaaaaaaaaaaaaaaaaaaaaaacttactTGGACGGTTGAAAAACACGAAGGTCTATGTCTTCTGGCGAAAGTGATCGTAACTCAGCTTCCAACCGCTGATGGAATCCTGGAAATTTACAGTTTCCGCCTATGGTAACGATATTACCTAGAAGCAATGCCCCAATTTCTTCGGGAAAGCCTTGTACACTTTGCATGACAGCTTCAGGAATGCCGGCTTCCTGTAAACCAACATCAGATggagaaaataaaagttcCGGACTAGCGAATCGCTCATTAGCAAGTTTTAAAACCTGCTGGTCGATAATTTTGTTCAAGTCTTTGACTACATGTCCAAACTTGCCGGAACTGTAGTCTGGCAGGGCATACAGAATGTCATATTTAGACTTTGGCTTCGTCTGCGCAAGATTCAGGTCTTGCGCAAAGTTTTGGGAGACAAAGCATACCGACTCTTTGatttcattcattaaaTAGGTCTCTTCCATCATGTTATATTTACGATAAGAAATaacttcttttaaaaaattggtCAAAAATCTGCCCCCAACATCAATTCTGCGTACGGCATTCTCTTGAACTTGAGAATCAATGACGGGGATAATATGGGTAAAGCTATAGCCAGAATCAATTACTAAAATGCATTCACCATGTGCATCTTTGTAAGAAGCTTCATCGCCCTTTGTGAAGCATTCATGATCCCATGAGATTAATTCCGCCGGCGTACATGCAAAATATGCATCAAACCCaaactcttcaaaaaccaGCTGAATCGTGTTGAGTTCTATAGAAGGCATCGTAAACGGAGGCTGTGTTAATATCAATGAATAACCGTCCATACTAGGTTCAGTGATGCCCAACCGCCGCATCACTTGATCCCATACAGCTGTCTCTGTACTCCAGTTTACAAGATATCCCTGTATGTTAGTATAAGTAACAAGATGTAAtgaatttcaattttcttcctccttGAATGCGGTTCTCTTGAGCACCACGTTCGGTGTACATACTTTTTCATGCGCTCTACGAAACTGTAATGTGGTAAAATCATTACAATTCGATAATTCGTCTCCTAAAAACAAGCGATTCCCATCCTTTGACTTTGTAAGGCAATTAGGTATTTCTCTGCAAAAGTATGTTAAAGAAACTAGTCTGGCGATCAATCTATTTAactgttttttcttacaGAACATTCCCACCAGCAAATCCTGCTTTCACATTATAAGCGCCATTGTCTAATACAATAGTTTTGGCAGGTAGCCCATTGTTCATGGCGGTTTGAATGGTTCTAAATCACTGATCCTTGGTGGTAGTAAGTGCCCTGTGTATGTATGTATAAGACTTAAGGGTGAAAGGTGTAACAGCTTCATTGTGCTAGGATTGAAAACATTGGGTTGTTTTTATTGCAAaacctttttgaaataaaataaaataaaataaaatggatGGAGCGAAAGACGAGATTTCTACAATAATTCAACAACTATACTAACTTTGAGTTACTTGCACTTACAAATCTTATACATTATTAGAAGAGTTATCAAATTGTAttagatgaagaatttcttttacctTCTGTTTCTATCAGAAATAGCCAGTTTTACCAAGTATGAAGCAAAAGGTAATCAAATATAAGTCACAACAAAAGACTGCAAAACACATTGAAAcgttgaaaacaataacaattaaataaatttttccGATACCAAAGACccaatttttgtttttagttCAAAACCATTAGAACTTCAGAAATTACTGATTGGCAGAAGCAGCGGAGGCAGCCAGTGCAGCCGGTTGCTCATTGAGCAGGGTTTGGAGCGATTGTTGCTCCTCAGCATTTAGATTTTTCAACATATCCTGCATTACAATCGGACTACTGTCCTTTAAGTGTACCATAAAATCTTGGAAAAGAGAGAATGGTTCAATTTGGTCGAGAGAGGTATGGAACAGGGGATCCTCGTCTAGAAGATAATTACCTTGATACCGTTCAAAATCATCCAATTCATCAGCAGCGTCACCTGAAACGTCTCCTTCTAAATCAGGGCCATCATATTCGACGGCGAAGTCGTCAACGCCGTCATCTTCATCAGCTTCCCAGTCGATGCCATCATTCCAACCAGAGGAGGTAAGATTAAATGTCTCACCgtcatattctttttctaattcaGCACGTGCTGCCAATGCATCAGGTAAGGTTTTCAGCAAAGAAATCATGATTTTCATGACATGGTTCCAGTTATCTTGAAGAGCCAACGCAACCTGTTCTGCGGAAAGGGGAATCATAGACAAAATAGCAACTAAGCAAAGCTTCTTGTCATGCACACGAGTAAAAGAGGCAATATCCTTAAACCACATGGCAAAGAAAGGAGCCGTCCATTGCTGCATTTGGAGCACACCCAAAGTCATGCCGGGGTTGTAGTACAAGGCATTAATGATGACTTCACACAAGAAGACGCGATAAATTTGTGAAGTAGGCTTTTCACTAACTAAAAGTAAATTACCGGCAATTTCAATGAAGGTAGGAACATATTGATCCAGCAATCCACGGTAATTAAGCATAAGCAATTCCATGAGTTTACAAGCAGCAATACGGTCATTAACGGCTAAATGGTCGCTGTTGAAGACTTGCAAAATAATATCAACCATAGCGGCAATATAATCAGGACGAGCAGCAAAATCCTTTCCACCATAAGTAATAAAATTGCTTAAAGCAGGAGTTGCATCTTCAACGAATTCGATGCCAGattccttcaaaacaccgtgaagcttttgaaataCTGTCCACATCACAGGAGATATCTCCTTCGAAGCAAACGTACAGCCATCAACTATTTCAAACATTTCAGCAAAAACGTCAAAAATATTGTTATCCAAGACGAAACTAATAATAGGCAAAAGAATAACTTCAATTTCTCTCAAAACATCAACGGTGTTTTCCAAACTCAAAATCATAGTACTTAGGGTATTCAAGATGCCAATGGCAGCAATAGATTTATCATCCACCAAAGTATCAAAATCTTCGGCGGTATTTGACTGTTCAATACTCTCTTGCATGAACTTAAGGAAGGTATCACGAAGTTGCTTAGCCAGCTGAGCAGCGAAAGGAGTCAATTCATGGCTGAAAGAACTAACGAACTCCTCCATGCAAGAAGACAAAGCATCAATGTCAATTTCGTTTGCTAAATACAAAAGGTTTTGCATAATGGTGGGTACGTGAGCTGTCATAACATCATGAACTTCAACATGACGCATAAGAGGTTGCAAAGCTAAGGCAGCTTGTACTCGTACTGGCAAATCCGAATCTTGTAGGCAATTAAGCACGGAATGATAAACAATCAAGAGCTGAGATTTGTCATTCCAAGTGATATCACTAAAGCGGTTAATCATTTCACATGCGCGAGATCTTAAATAGCCAACAGGACTGGAGAATTCTGGCATTACATGAGCAACAATAAAATCCTGCATCATACCAGCAACTGGAGAATTCTTGCTAAGGATGGAGTTAGAAACAGCGGCAACCATACGAAGAGCACCCTCTTTCTGTCTAGGGTTCTTCTCGTTCGGGGCAGAAGCAGCATATTGGTTCAGAGCATCACTAGCAAAAGTTAAGATGCCCATGAAAGTgtcttttttcctcttaGACGCCAATCGAACAAGGAACCGAGAAGCAGCAACATCAGCTGAATTGAAATCATCATAGATATCGATGTATTTATGAATAAACTCTACGGGATCAAGATCCCATAATTCTTCGTCCTCTTCGCTCATGCATAACTggggaaaaacaaagtcaCCAATTAACAACCGAAGATGAGGTTGTAAAAGCTGCCAGGTACTTTTGGGTTTAACGCATTCTTCATAAAAGCATCCGAGGAAATACAATATACGAGGAGAAAGCCATAATTGTCCTTGTGACCACAAAACGGTTTGCTGTAAGTATGTCTCCAAAATGCTAGGC
The nucleotide sequence above comes from Schizosaccharomyces osmophilus chromosome 3, complete sequence. Encoded proteins:
- the arp6 gene encoding actin-like protein Arp6 — its product is MNNGLPAKTIVLDNGAYNVKAGFAGGNVLEIPNCLTKSKDGNRLFLGDELSNCNDFTTLQFRRAHEKGYLVNWSTETAVWDQVMRRLGITEPSMDGYSLILTQPPFTMPSIELNTIQLVFEEFGFDAYFACTPAELISWDHECFTKGDEASYKDAHGECILVIDSGYSFTHIIPVIDSQVQENAVRRIDVGGRFLTNFLKEVISYRKYNMMEETYLMNEIKESVCFVSQNFAQDLNLAQTKPKSKYDILYALPDYSSGKFGHVVKDLNKIIDQQVLKLANERFASPELLFSPSDVGLQEAGIPEAVMQSVQGFPEEIGALLLGNIVTIGGNCKFPGFHQRLEAELRSLSPEDIDLRVFQPSNPSTYAWNRGAHMPGKYWNANSISKSEYLEHGPNILYRRK
- the nmd5 gene encoding karyopherin/importin beta family nuclear import/export signal receptor Nmd5, producing MSLVEHFDATLNADPNTRTRAELSLKQLEKDPNFVLAVLQLLSDQSNALPTQQAAVIYLKNRIARSWTTIDDAPSVLDIPLEQKALFRQNILPVLLQSPIFTRSHLIAILNIILSTDFPDQWPGFSELTANLVQSNEQCEVYAGLICLHELSKVYRWRLDDRQRDIGPLISAIFPIILQIAHNLINMEDNDSAEMLRLILKTFKSVIALELPTELLANDMILAWIQLLLAVVQKPIPASVMALDSEMRQAHVWHKCKKWAYYSLNRIFTRYGEPSSLYGESANKYRNFAKNFIANIVPSILETYLQQTVLWSQGQLWLSPRILYFLGCFYEECVKPKSTWQLLQPHLRLLIGDFVFPQLCMSEEDEELWDLDPVEFIHKYIDIYDDFNSADVAASRFLVRLASKRKKDTFMGILTFASDALNQYAASAPNEKNPRQKEGALRMVAAVSNSILSKNSPVAGMMQDFIVAHVMPEFSSPVGYLRSRACEMINRFSDITWNDKSQLLIVYHSVLNCLQDSDLPVRVQAALALQPLMRHVEVHDVMTAHVPTIMQNLLYLANEIDIDALSSCMEEFVSSFSHELTPFAAQLAKQLRDTFLKFMQESIEQSNTAEDFDTLVDDKSIAAIGILNTLSTMILSLENTVDVLREIEVILLPIISFVLDNNIFDVFAEMFEIVDGCTFASKEISPVMWTVFQKLHGVLKESGIEFVEDATPALSNFITYGGKDFAARPDYIAAMVDIILQVFNSDHLAVNDRIAACKLMELLMLNYRGLLDQYVPTFIEIAGNLLLVSEKPTSQIYRVFLCEVIINALYYNPGMTLGVLQMQQWTAPFFAMWFKDIASFTRVHDKKLCLVAILSMIPLSAEQVALALQDNWNHVMKIMISLLKTLPDALAARAELEKEYDGETFNLTSSGWNDGIDWEADEDDGVDDFAVEYDGPDLEGDVSGDAADELDDFERYQGNYLLDEDPLFHTSLDQIEPFSLFQDFMVHLKDSSPIVMQDMLKNLNAEEQQSLQTLLNEQPAALAASAASANQ
- the dfp1 gene encoding Hsk1-Dfp1 kinase complex regulatory subunit Dfp1; translated protein: MNFERCPLAPRSANIIPQKHEGVVKQKAASVTEDAAVEQKRSHALEESVSSPEIEINNENSVTTTPKHQKVTTPKSYRKSVKRVKHDESITKEVPHMKTLEPINEELKNDGADATKLATAKSASQKAKLMEWKRQYKKAFPNFRFYLDGFDSNLQQRVKRQIVQLGGHVETFFSGNVTHVVTTRSIQDIAAKNSKQDVLTKARQLNMKIWSMEKLCNRVLKTLLEEDPFAASSSQKQGNDLSYLLYVEKVQGTNERDLSVPRQDFVHFKGPYLYVHDIASTYKPILLREWPKPSNDKDVPWPTFRATSIGRCPFVPENKQRLSINAHTAAAAAAKAKQDQSQEQQQRIQIQCSQQPPTTLSRANSFKLSIPLLSNNVASTSNSNSVSINPESAPLPNANTGYHQQEQPSAKPKPYRMLDDGMQASGIVQSNLTSATMSNNSNIRSGSAAGVPVVAINGRDINELKKRIIQQKSGAPNKEQGYKSMLQNANQRKIKIDPKPGYCENCREKFDNFEMHIRGRRHRKFAENDENFKELDELFELVQRPFRPL